The Streptomyces cyanogenus DNA segment CTCGGCATCGGCCGCGAGTAGGAGAAAAACATTCCTACTTGAGCCGGATGTGTCCCATGCGCTGCGGGTTCAGAGGGAGTCGGGGAGCGTCTTCCAGAGGTGCGGCCGGTCGGGGGCGGCTCGCAGGGCGGCGAGGACGAGCGGGTGTGGTTCGGCGTACAGGACGGGGTGGTCCAGTTCCCCGGCGGCGGGGTCGGGGGTCCAGGCCAGCCGCTCGCCGGTCAGGGAGAACCGGGCGTCGACGCCCGGTTTGTTGCCGCGCGGGTCCTGCCGGTGCCAGGCCCCGTTGAAGCGGACGGCGACCAGACCGTGGAGGGCGTGACCGCCTTCGTCATGGGCCAGGCGCTGGTAGCACAGGGCGGTGGGGATGTCCTCGGCCCGCAGCAGCGCGGCGAGCGCATGGGACTTGGCGTGGCAGACGCCGGTCCGCAGGGCCAGCACGTCGGAGGCGCGCCAGGTGACGCGGAGGTCCCCGGAGTCCTGGGAGTGCGGGATGGCGTCCCGGACGAATTCGTAGGCGGCTCGCGCATACTCATACGAATCAGCGGCCTCGGCGGCCAGGCGGGCGGCCGTCTCCCGGACCACCGGATGATGGTGGTCAATGACCTCGTCAGCAGCCAGATAGGCGGACAGGTCGGCGGTGTTCTGGATCAGCTCCATGCCCGCAGAGCATAGAAATACGATCACCCGAGCGTCAATGACTTTTCGGGTGACCGTATATCTATGCACAGCCTGGGACTAGCGGGCCATCTCCTCCTTGAGGGCCGCCAGGAAGGCGTCGACGTCGTCCTCGGTGGTGTCGAAGGAGCACATCCAGCGCACCACCCCGGCACCCTCGTCCCAGAAGTAGAACCGGAACCGCTTCTGCAGCCGCTCGCTCACGTCGTGCGGGAGCCTGGCGAAGACGCCGTTCGCCTGCACCGGGTAGAGGACCTCCACACCGTGCACCGCCCGGACGCCCTCGGCGAGCCGCTGGGCCATCTCGTTGGCGTGGCGGGCGTTGCGCAGCCAAAGGTCCTTGGCGAGCAGGGCCTCCAGCTGCACGGAGACGAAGCGCATCTTCGAGGCCAGCTGCATCGACATCTTCCGCAGGTGCTTCATCTTCCGCACCGCGTCCTGGTTGATGACGACGACCGCCTCGCCGAACAGCGCGCCGTTCTTCGTCCCGCCCAGGGAGAGGATGTCGACGCCGACCGCGTTGGTGAACGTCCGCATGGGCACGTCCAGGGAAGCGGCGGCGTTGGCGAGCCGGGAGCCGTCCAGGTGCACCTTCATGCCGTGCGCGTGGGCGTGCTCGCAGATCGCGCGGATCTCCTCGGGCGTGTAGAGGGTGCCCAGCTCCGTGCTCTGGGTGATCGACACGACCTGCGGCATGGCGCGGTGCTCGTCCTCCCAGCCCCAGGCCTGCCGGTCGATCAGCTCCGGCGTGAGCTTGCCGTCGGGCGTGGGCACGGTGAGCAGCTTCAGCCCGCCCATGCGCTCGGGCGCACCGCCCTCGTCCACGTTGATGTGCGCACTCTCGGCGCAGATCACCGCACCCCAGCGGTCGGTGACCGCCTGGAGCGCGACGACGTTCGCGCCGGTGCCGTTGAAGACCGGGAAGGCCTCCGCGGTGGCACCGAAGTGACTGCGGATGATCCCCTGGAGGTTCCCGGTGTAGTCGTCCTCGCCGTAGGCCACCTGGTGGCCGCCGTTGGCCAGGGCCAGGGCGGCCAGCACCTCGGGGTGGGCCCCGGCGTAGTTGTCACTGGCGAAACCGCGGACCTGCGGGTCGTGATGGCGACGCGCGTCGGTCTTGGCAGGGTTCACGGCTTCTCGGTCAGCCACAGACGGTTTCCGTTCACTTCTGCG contains these protein-coding regions:
- a CDS encoding transglutaminase-like domain-containing protein, with translation MELIQNTADLSAYLAADEVIDHHHPVVRETAARLAAEAADSYEYARAAYEFVRDAIPHSQDSGDLRVTWRASDVLALRTGVCHAKSHALAALLRAEDIPTALCYQRLAHDEGGHALHGLVAVRFNGAWHRQDPRGNKPGVDARFSLTGERLAWTPDPAAGELDHPVLYAEPHPLVLAALRAAPDRPHLWKTLPDSL
- a CDS encoding threonine aldolase family protein, translating into MNPAKTDARRHHDPQVRGFASDNYAGAHPEVLAALALANGGHQVAYGEDDYTGNLQGIIRSHFGATAEAFPVFNGTGANVVALQAVTDRWGAVICAESAHINVDEGGAPERMGGLKLLTVPTPDGKLTPELIDRQAWGWEDEHRAMPQVVSITQSTELGTLYTPEEIRAICEHAHAHGMKVHLDGSRLANAAASLDVPMRTFTNAVGVDILSLGGTKNGALFGEAVVVINQDAVRKMKHLRKMSMQLASKMRFVSVQLEALLAKDLWLRNARHANEMAQRLAEGVRAVHGVEVLYPVQANGVFARLPHDVSERLQKRFRFYFWDEGAGVVRWMCSFDTTEDDVDAFLAALKEEMAR